From a region of the Streptococcus ruminantium genome:
- the polA gene encoding DNA polymerase I, with amino-acid sequence MDKNKLLLIDGSSVAFRAFFALYNQIDRFKSPAGLHTNAIYGFNLMLDHMMKRIEPTHILVAFDAGKTTFRTELYADYKAGRAKTPDEFREQFPFIRQMLDAMGIKHYELDQYEADDIIGTLDKMAERADLPFEVTIVSGDKDLIQLTDENTVVEISKKGVAEFEEFTPAYLMEKMGITPTQFIDLKALMGDKSDNIPGVTKIGEKTGLKLLTEFGSLDGIYENIDRMKPSKMKENLIADKESAFLSRTLATIDTQAPIEIGLDDVLYSGPKVDELGQFYDDMGFKQLRAQLGSSVVEEQMLEFQTVSEVSSTMLKKDQFFYFEILGENYHREDLVGLAWGDKDGIYVGGPELLDSPILREFLEKETIKTYDFKRGKVLLARKSLHLCPATFDSRLAKYLLSTVEDNALTTIANLYGQTSLLPDEAVYGKGAKLALPEREEFFPHLARKVQVLVETEAPMLAKLKENQQLDLLFEMELPLANVLAKMEIAGIKVEADTLKTMQEENEVLIDQLTKEIYELAGREFNINSPKQLGSILFEEMGLPLEYTKKTKTGYSTAVDVLERLAPIVPVVSKILEYRQITKLQSTYVIGLQDAILEDGKIHTRYVQDLTQTGRLSSTDPNLQNIPVRLAQGRLIRKAFVPSLEDSILLASDYSQIELRVLAHISQDQHLIEAFQQGADIHTSTAMRVFGIEKVEDVTANDRRNAKAVNFGVVYGISDFGLSNNLGISRKEAKAYIDTYFERFPGIKNYMETIVREARDKGFVETLYKRRRELPDINSRNFNVRNFAERTAINSPIQGSAADILKVAMIRLDRALTEAGLATRMLLQVHDEIVLEVPKSELEVVKTMVKEVMESAINLSVPLIVDENEGQTWYEAK; translated from the coding sequence ATGGATAAGAACAAATTATTATTGATTGATGGCTCCTCAGTAGCCTTCCGTGCTTTCTTTGCACTTTACAATCAAATCGACCGATTTAAAAGTCCGGCTGGACTTCATACAAATGCAATCTATGGTTTTAATCTCATGTTGGATCATATGATGAAGCGGATTGAACCCACCCATATCTTGGTGGCATTTGATGCTGGGAAAACGACATTTCGGACGGAGTTATATGCCGACTATAAGGCTGGTCGAGCTAAGACACCTGACGAGTTCCGCGAGCAGTTCCCTTTTATCCGCCAGATGCTTGATGCTATGGGGATTAAGCACTATGAGCTGGATCAGTACGAGGCCGACGATATTATCGGTACCTTGGACAAAATGGCAGAGCGAGCAGACCTTCCTTTCGAGGTGACTATTGTCAGTGGCGACAAGGACTTGATTCAACTAACGGACGAAAATACTGTAGTGGAAATCTCCAAAAAAGGTGTAGCAGAGTTTGAAGAATTTACACCGGCCTACCTCATGGAAAAGATGGGGATTACCCCTACTCAGTTTATTGACCTAAAAGCGCTGATGGGAGATAAATCGGATAATATTCCCGGTGTGACAAAAATTGGTGAAAAAACAGGTCTCAAACTCTTGACTGAATTTGGTTCTTTAGATGGTATTTATGAGAATATTGATCGCATGAAGCCCTCCAAGATGAAAGAAAACCTGATTGCAGATAAAGAAAGTGCCTTCTTGTCACGAACACTTGCTACGATTGATACACAAGCACCGATTGAGATTGGTTTGGATGATGTCCTCTATAGTGGTCCTAAGGTGGATGAACTTGGTCAGTTTTATGATGACATGGGGTTCAAGCAACTGCGTGCACAGCTAGGCTCATCAGTTGTTGAGGAGCAGATGCTGGAATTTCAGACTGTTTCAGAAGTTAGCTCTACCATGCTAAAAAAAGACCAGTTCTTCTATTTTGAAATACTGGGGGAGAATTATCACCGTGAAGACTTGGTTGGACTGGCCTGGGGAGATAAAGACGGTATTTATGTTGGTGGACCAGAACTATTGGACAGCCCAATTCTCCGAGAGTTCTTGGAGAAGGAAACTATCAAGACCTATGATTTTAAGCGTGGTAAGGTCTTGTTAGCTCGAAAATCGCTCCATTTATGTCCAGCAACTTTTGATAGCCGTTTGGCAAAGTACCTCCTCTCAACAGTTGAAGATAATGCTCTGACAACCATTGCAAACCTATATGGACAGACTAGTCTCCTTCCAGATGAGGCTGTCTATGGTAAGGGCGCCAAGCTAGCCCTGCCAGAACGAGAAGAATTCTTCCCACATTTGGCGCGTAAAGTCCAAGTTCTAGTGGAAACAGAAGCCCCTATGCTGGCAAAATTAAAGGAAAACCAACAATTGGATTTACTATTTGAGATGGAATTACCACTGGCTAATGTTCTCGCCAAGATGGAAATTGCTGGTATCAAAGTAGAAGCCGATACCCTCAAGACCATGCAGGAAGAAAACGAAGTGTTGATTGACCAGTTGACTAAGGAAATTTATGAGTTGGCTGGTCGGGAATTTAACATCAATTCTCCCAAGCAATTGGGGAGCATCCTATTTGAAGAGATGGGCTTACCGCTCGAATACACCAAAAAAACTAAAACAGGCTACTCAACAGCAGTTGATGTCCTAGAACGCTTAGCTCCAATCGTTCCAGTTGTATCTAAGATCTTGGAGTATCGTCAGATTACCAAGCTTCAGTCTACCTATGTCATCGGTCTGCAAGATGCTATCCTAGAGGATGGAAAAATTCACACCCGTTATGTGCAAGATTTGACCCAGACAGGTCGTCTATCATCAACAGATCCAAACCTACAAAATATTCCGGTTCGTCTAGCACAAGGACGTTTGATTCGTAAGGCCTTTGTTCCATCTCTGGAAGATAGTATTCTACTTGCTTCGGACTACTCACAGATTGAACTACGCGTGTTGGCTCATATCTCTCAAGATCAGCACTTGATAGAAGCCTTCCAACAAGGAGCAGACATTCATACCTCAACAGCTATGCGAGTCTTTGGTATCGAAAAGGTGGAAGACGTGACCGCAAATGACCGTCGAAACGCAAAAGCAGTAAACTTCGGTGTGGTCTATGGAATCTCAGACTTTGGACTGTCAAATAATCTAGGGATTAGTCGTAAAGAAGCTAAAGCTTATATTGATACCTATTTTGAACGTTTCCCTGGTATTAAAAATTATATGGAAACCATTGTACGCGAAGCACGTGACAAAGGATTTGTAGAGACCCTCTATAAGCGACGTCGTGAATTACCAGACATCAATTCTCGCAATTTTAATGTACGAAATTTTGCTGAGCGCACCGCCATCAACTCACCAATCCAAGGATCAGCAGCGGACATTCTCAAGGTAGCCATGATTCGTTTGGATAGGGCATTGACCGAAGCGGGACTTGCCACCCGCATGCTACTTCAGGTTCATGATGAAATCGTCTTGGAAGTTCCAAAATCGGAGTTGGAAGTAGTCAAAACAATGGTAAAAGAGGTAATGGAGTCTGCTATTAACCTATCTGTTCCTCTAATTGTAGATGAAAATGAAGGACAGACTTGGTATGAAGCCAAATAA
- a CDS encoding glucose-6-phosphate isomerase, which yields MKRIMLCIGLASLLLTGCGQAAKETKKSTSSSGEELSATLPVLQEKQDTTNEQLNVLANTEKVAANSNPPADETQKGHKIHAANNGVAVKDQNGNVKEFFRYYDVPSTWTINQENTQDETVVAVYDVKEGSSNYMIQLYNINAFNKSPLEEGRNMTAEELETRMTETNHSFNEKTIVTIDGQQWNVGRQFIPDKKLARLTLYRMESTGSYDDSVVVGSIYYSLDPGSDKDRTNLKTVIGQLKDVVHQISKK from the coding sequence ATGAAAAGGATAATGCTATGTATCGGTTTAGCTAGTCTACTTCTCACGGGCTGTGGACAAGCAGCAAAAGAGACGAAGAAATCCACTAGCTCTTCGGGGGAAGAATTGTCAGCTACTCTGCCTGTTTTACAGGAAAAACAAGATACAACGAATGAACAGCTGAACGTTTTAGCCAATACAGAAAAAGTTGCTGCTAATAGCAATCCTCCTGCTGATGAAACGCAAAAAGGTCACAAAATTCATGCAGCCAATAACGGTGTTGCTGTAAAAGACCAAAATGGAAATGTCAAGGAGTTTTTCCGTTACTATGATGTACCATCCACTTGGACGATCAACCAGGAAAATACACAGGATGAAACAGTAGTAGCAGTCTATGATGTAAAAGAAGGTTCTAGCAACTATATGATTCAGCTTTATAACATCAATGCCTTCAACAAGTCCCCACTGGAAGAGGGACGGAATATGACTGCTGAGGAATTAGAGACGAGAATGACAGAAACGAATCATTCCTTCAATGAAAAGACGATTGTCACGATTGATGGACAGCAGTGGAATGTTGGGCGCCAGTTTATACCTGACAAAAAACTAGCTCGTTTGACCCTCTATCGTATGGAATCAACTGGTTCTTATGATGACTCGGTTGTGGTAGGTTCTATTTACTATTCCCTAGACCCAGGTTCTGATAAGGATCGTACCAACCTCAAAACAGTTATTGGACAGCTTAAAGATGTAGTTCATCAAATTTCTAAAAAATAA
- a CDS encoding CoA-binding protein, whose protein sequence is MTYTFANPSQDLVFDYLRNAKTIAVVGLSHREETAAYRVSKFMQEAGYKILPVNPRVAGETILGEPVYARLADIPQPVDIVNIFRRSEYLPEVAHEFIQIDAKVFWAQLGLENQEAEEILRQAGHKAIIMNKCIKLEYLDM, encoded by the coding sequence ATGACTTACACATTTGCAAACCCAAGTCAAGACCTTGTGTTTGACTATCTAAGAAATGCTAAAACTATTGCGGTAGTAGGTTTGTCGCATCGAGAAGAGACAGCAGCCTATCGTGTTTCTAAGTTTATGCAGGAAGCTGGTTATAAGATTTTACCAGTTAATCCAAGAGTTGCAGGGGAGACTATTTTGGGAGAGCCAGTCTATGCTCGTCTGGCGGATATTCCTCAACCAGTAGATATTGTGAATATCTTTCGTCGCAGTGAATATTTGCCGGAAGTAGCGCATGAGTTTATCCAGATAGATGCCAAGGTTTTTTGGGCTCAGCTAGGACTGGAAAATCAAGAAGCTGAAGAGATACTTCGCCAGGCAGGGCATAAGGCTATTATCATGAACAAGTGCATCAAGCTAGAATATCTTGATATGTAA
- a CDS encoding DUF975 family protein: protein MFTISSIREKARQTLNETPGIYQLAGIPVLISVIVQLISFSRNSLVGLTTTELINPSYLFSSSLFPLFYGLLLGLLYLSVSFTVFHVIKGSKKTTSFREVLTLFNHKDFGKIFSTFILKQFLLFLWGLLFYLGIAMVSGSSTLLAALVVASGVTDLTMLPQDVLAVILAVFLIGLIVTLVGMILYIPQVYAYSQVDYILFEQLERGEYAGAFSIIKSSRKLMRGYKFKRFVLDITFLGWYILIGITFGLAGLYVWPYQYAAQVHFYKEIAEEQAKKHNI from the coding sequence ATGTTCACAATTTCTAGTATTCGTGAAAAAGCTCGCCAAACCTTAAATGAAACACCTGGTATCTACCAACTGGCAGGCATTCCTGTTCTTATTTCTGTCATCGTTCAACTTATTTCTTTTTCTCGCAATAGTCTTGTGGGATTGACAACAACAGAGCTTATCAACCCTAGCTATCTTTTTTCTAGCTCCTTGTTTCCGCTATTTTACGGATTACTACTAGGTTTATTGTATTTATCCGTCAGTTTTACTGTGTTCCATGTTATCAAAGGTTCAAAGAAAACAACTTCCTTTAGAGAGGTCTTGACTCTTTTCAATCATAAAGATTTCGGAAAAATATTTTCTACTTTTATCCTAAAACAGTTCCTATTATTTTTGTGGGGATTACTTTTCTACTTAGGTATAGCAATGGTTAGCGGTTCCAGTACTCTCCTAGCAGCCTTAGTCGTTGCAAGTGGGGTAACTGATCTTACTATGTTGCCTCAAGATGTATTAGCAGTAATCTTAGCGGTGTTCCTTATTGGTTTGATAGTCACTCTTGTAGGAATGATTCTTTATATCCCTCAAGTCTACGCTTATTCCCAAGTTGACTATATCTTATTTGAACAATTGGAACGTGGAGAATACGCAGGAGCTTTTTCTATTATCAAATCTAGTAGAAAATTGATGAGAGGGTATAAATTTAAACGGTTTGTACTCGATATAACTTTCTTAGGCTGGTATATCCTGATCGGTATCACATTTGGTCTGGCAGGCTTGTACGTATGGCCCTACCAATATGCAGCACAGGTGCATTTCTATAAAGAGATAGCGGAAGAACAAGCTAAAAAACATAACATATAG
- the tgt gene encoding tRNA guanosine(34) transglycosylase Tgt, with translation MTDVPIKYRLIKKEKHTGARLGEIITPHGTFPTPMFMPVGTQATVKTMSPEELKEMGSGIILSNTYHLWLRPGDELVARAGGLHTFMNWDQPILTDSGGFQVYSLADSRNISEEGVTFKNHLNGSKMFLSPEKAISIQNNLGSDIMMSFDECPQFYQPYDYVKKSIERTSRWAERGLKAHRRPHDQGLFGIVQGAGFEDLRRQSAHDLVSMDFPGYSIGGLAVGETHAEMNAVLDFTTPLLPENKPRYLMGVGAPDSLIDGVIRGVDMFDCVLPTRIARNGTCMTSRGRLVVKNAQFAEDFTPLDPECDCYTCRNYTRAYLRHLLKADETFGIRLTSYHNLYFLINLMKNVRQAIMDDNLLEFRQDFMDKYGYGKNGRNF, from the coding sequence ATGACAGATGTTCCAATCAAGTATCGCTTGATAAAAAAAGAAAAGCACACAGGTGCTCGGTTAGGTGAGATTATCACGCCACACGGAACCTTTCCAACACCGATGTTTATGCCTGTTGGTACACAGGCAACAGTTAAAACCATGTCGCCCGAAGAATTGAAAGAGATGGGATCGGGTATTATTCTATCCAATACATATCATCTCTGGCTTCGTCCAGGAGATGAGTTGGTTGCACGCGCTGGTGGTTTGCATACATTCATGAATTGGGATCAGCCGATTTTGACAGACTCGGGTGGTTTTCAGGTTTACTCGCTGGCTGATAGTCGCAATATCTCAGAAGAAGGGGTGACCTTTAAAAATCACCTCAACGGTAGTAAGATGTTCCTGTCTCCTGAAAAGGCAATCTCTATTCAGAACAATCTTGGTTCAGACATCATGATGAGTTTTGATGAGTGTCCACAATTCTATCAACCTTACGATTATGTGAAAAAATCTATCGAACGAACCAGTCGCTGGGCAGAACGTGGTCTCAAAGCTCATCGTCGCCCTCATGATCAGGGGTTATTTGGTATTGTGCAGGGGGCAGGCTTTGAAGATCTCCGCCGCCAGTCCGCTCACGACTTGGTTAGCATGGATTTTCCAGGTTATTCTATCGGTGGTTTGGCTGTTGGAGAAACTCACGCTGAGATGAATGCTGTGTTGGACTTCACAACCCCACTGTTGCCAGAAAATAAACCCCGCTATCTGATGGGTGTTGGTGCTCCAGACAGTTTGATTGATGGTGTTATCCGAGGTGTTGATATGTTTGACTGTGTTCTTCCGACACGGATTGCAAGGAATGGTACTTGTATGACGAGTCGTGGTCGTCTGGTGGTTAAAAATGCCCAGTTTGCAGAAGATTTTACTCCACTTGATCCTGAATGTGACTGCTACACATGTAGAAATTATACCCGCGCTTACCTTCGCCATCTGCTCAAGGCTGACGAGACATTTGGTATTCGCCTGACAAGCTACCATAATCTCTACTTCCTCATCAACCTGATGAAAAATGTCCGCCAAGCCATCATGGATGATAACCTTTTAGAATTCCGTCAGGACTTTATGGACAAGTACGGTTATGGCAAAAATGGACGAAATTTTTGA
- a CDS encoding MucBP domain-containing protein, with product MFRNNLKDMLKKQEYFSLRKFKGGLASVTVGAALFLAGAAVETIVSPQAVVVYAEEATYSTNTTWTLDNKISSENTYVDPEFSTPYATAETSVQLENGKTIDVVAKITPVGEFPEGIAYLVEGDDQSSYGALPEMFVGNPAPETIPALGIYVQPAPYNDTKQWDFSGARDEAIVTFTFSEPVTNPIIDLSGIGGSADSYSDTEKTGRGSFNSTILTLLTQDVVLEAASSGANLTVTDKVIEATAKNTYHRSVVPADASGTGSERYPDMVPAGTGSVRAVGTVSELSFKLSHSATPYSVFPGVGSDYTVNGRVNGFNKAWSDRFVVKGESSTVSNADLFRLSVRLNNTKTGSVVINYLDTDGNILQPQYTDTTNAPVGTEYDTTENQEKPAEIVKDGKTYVLAPEGFYNVGEVTLDNNLRSSNLEAFKLAIDAVSGQVLPGQRAVTYVYKLKEPVAETGDVEVNYFAVDDNGKVTPLTGVVEGLTNKDEVGTTEVDTKAGKDGSEYDTQDLRPTSITDKDGVKWVLSEDRTDGDGETGIVKAGEIKKVNYYYVKESVKTGSVIARYVIQGTETEIATDKIIKSAETPVDESYTDTPPVSIEFGDKNYTLVGTRNNPGDAPNGGKVIEGQQTITYEYKEVVTTPTPEVKTGTVLVRHITDQGEILAELADVVRDEEVGTSYVTSSETFEGYTFVKVDEAGSPATGTVEEGIQTVTYIYKKVESPIPTPEVKTGTVLVRHITDQGEILAELADVVRDEEVGTSYVTSSETFEGYTFVKVDEAGASATGTVEEGIQTVTYIYKKVESPIPTPEVKKGSVQVRYITEKGEVLEDTTVVKTDEPVGTEYTTEQKVFSGYTFIKVDEAGAPAIGTVEEGTKTVTYIYKESETKPTPVTTILPETGESVSVLSLIGLVLLGSTAFTSRRRQKK from the coding sequence ATGTTTAGAAATAATTTGAAAGATATGCTCAAAAAACAAGAGTACTTTTCATTGCGTAAATTTAAAGGTGGTTTGGCTTCGGTTACGGTAGGAGCGGCACTATTCCTGGCTGGTGCAGCAGTTGAAACTATTGTATCACCACAAGCAGTAGTGGTATATGCAGAAGAAGCTACTTATTCAACTAATACAACTTGGACATTAGACAACAAAATTAGTTCGGAAAACACTTATGTTGACCCTGAGTTTAGCACGCCCTATGCAACAGCTGAAACAAGCGTTCAATTAGAAAACGGAAAGACAATTGATGTAGTTGCTAAGATTACTCCAGTTGGAGAATTTCCTGAAGGGATTGCATATCTGGTGGAAGGAGATGATCAATCTTCATACGGAGCCTTGCCTGAAATGTTTGTTGGGAACCCAGCTCCTGAAACCATTCCTGCCCTAGGTATTTATGTTCAGCCAGCTCCGTATAATGATACTAAACAGTGGGATTTTAGTGGTGCGCGTGATGAAGCGATTGTAACCTTTACGTTTAGTGAGCCTGTAACAAATCCAATTATTGATCTATCTGGTATTGGTGGTTCGGCTGACAGTTATTCTGACACCGAAAAAACTGGTAGGGGTTCATTCAATAGTACAATTTTGACCTTATTGACGCAAGATGTGGTGCTAGAAGCAGCTAGTTCAGGGGCAAATCTGACGGTTACAGATAAAGTGATTGAAGCAACTGCAAAAAATACCTACCATCGTTCAGTCGTTCCAGCAGATGCAAGTGGTACAGGAAGCGAACGATACCCAGATATGGTTCCAGCAGGAACAGGATCTGTTCGAGCTGTAGGTACAGTTTCAGAACTTAGCTTTAAATTATCTCATAGTGCGACCCCATATTCAGTATTTCCAGGGGTAGGGAGTGACTATACAGTCAATGGTCGTGTCAATGGCTTCAATAAAGCATGGTCAGACCGCTTTGTCGTAAAGGGTGAGTCTTCAACCGTATCAAATGCAGATCTGTTCCGTCTATCAGTCCGTCTAAACAATACGAAGACCGGTTCAGTTGTTATCAATTATCTTGATACGGATGGTAATATTCTCCAACCACAATATACTGATACAACAAACGCACCTGTTGGAACGGAGTATGATACGACTGAAAATCAGGAAAAGCCGGCTGAAATTGTCAAAGATGGTAAAACGTATGTTCTTGCTCCAGAAGGTTTTTATAATGTTGGAGAGGTTACCTTAGATAACAACTTGCGCTCCTCTAACTTGGAGGCATTCAAACTAGCTATAGATGCCGTATCAGGTCAAGTTCTACCTGGACAACGTGCAGTAACTTATGTATATAAATTGAAGGAACCTGTTGCTGAAACTGGTGATGTTGAAGTTAACTATTTTGCTGTAGATGACAATGGGAAGGTTACGCCACTTACAGGAGTAGTTGAAGGCCTGACGAATAAAGATGAAGTTGGGACGACAGAAGTTGATACAAAAGCTGGAAAAGATGGTAGTGAATACGATACTCAAGATCTTCGTCCAACTAGTATTACTGATAAAGATGGCGTCAAATGGGTCTTGTCTGAGGATAGAACCGATGGTGACGGAGAGACGGGCATTGTAAAGGCTGGTGAAATCAAGAAGGTTAACTACTATTATGTCAAAGAATCTGTTAAGACAGGTTCAGTTATTGCTCGCTATGTTATCCAAGGTACAGAAACTGAAATTGCTACAGATAAGATTATCAAATCGGCTGAAACTCCAGTAGATGAGTCCTATACAGACACTCCACCAGTAAGCATCGAATTTGGTGATAAGAATTATACACTTGTTGGTACTCGTAATAACCCAGGCGATGCACCCAACGGTGGTAAGGTGATTGAGGGGCAACAAACAATCACTTATGAATATAAAGAAGTAGTTACTACTCCAACTCCAGAAGTTAAGACAGGTACAGTTCTTGTTCGTCATATCACAGATCAGGGTGAAATTCTTGCAGAATTAGCAGATGTTGTACGTGACGAAGAAGTTGGAACAAGTTATGTAACTAGTTCTGAAACATTTGAAGGCTATACATTCGTTAAGGTAGATGAAGCAGGATCTCCAGCAACCGGCACTGTTGAAGAAGGCATTCAGACTGTAACTTATATCTACAAGAAAGTAGAGTCCCCAATTCCAACTCCAGAAGTTAAGACAGGTACAGTTCTCGTTCGTCATATCACAGATCAGGGTGAAATTCTTGCAGAATTAGCAGATGTTGTACGTGACGAAGAAGTTGGAACAAGTTATGTAACTAGTTCTGAAACATTTGAAGGCTATACATTCGTTAAGGTAGATGAAGCAGGAGCTTCAGCAACCGGCACTGTTGAAGAAGGCATTCAGACTGTAACTTATATCTACAAGAAAGTAGAGTCCCCAATTCCAACTCCAGAAGTTAAGAAGGGAAGCGTACAAGTTCGTTACATCACCGAGAAAGGCGAGGTTCTTGAGGATACGACTGTTGTTAAGACTGATGAGCCGGTAGGTACAGAGTACACGACTGAGCAGAAGGTATTTAGTGGTTACACATTCATTAAGGTAGATGAAGCAGGAGCTCCAGCAATCGGCACTGTTGAAGAAGGTACGAAGACTGTAACTTACATTTACAAGGAAAGCGAGACTAAACCAACTCCTGTGACTACAATCTTGCCAGAGACAGGTGAGAGTGTATCAGTACTTTCTCTAATAGGCTTAGTCTTGTTAGGATCGACTGCATTTACTTCACGTCGTCGTCAGAAAAAATAA
- a CDS encoding M24 family metallopeptidase: protein MSKLNQVVSYLESNKMDIAIFSDPVSIYYLTGYYGDPHERHMMLFVMPDHAPLLFLPALDVERAMATVDFPVAGYIDSENPWQIIKSKLPQKTFSAIGAEFDNLNLTRYHGLQSIFNQPFSDVTPFINTMKLIKSRDEIEKMLVAGEFADKAMQIGFNAISLNVTETDIIAQIEFEIKKQGISKMSFDTMVLTGNNAANPHGIPSTNKIENDALLLFDLGVEALGYTSDMTRTVAVGQPDQFKKDIYHLTLEAHMAAVNMIKPGVTAEEIDDAARSIIEKAGYGEYFNHRLGHGLGMNVHEFPSIMKGNDLVIKEGMCFSVEPGIYIPGKVGVRIEDCGYVTKNGFELFTKTPKELLYFEG, encoded by the coding sequence ATGTCGAAATTAAATCAGGTCGTATCCTACCTTGAATCAAATAAAATGGATATAGCTATCTTCTCAGATCCAGTCAGTATCTATTACCTGACAGGCTATTATGGCGATCCACACGAGCGCCACATGATGCTTTTTGTCATGCCAGATCACGCACCTCTCCTTTTCCTACCTGCTTTAGATGTCGAGCGTGCGATGGCTACTGTAGACTTCCCTGTAGCTGGCTATATAGACTCTGAAAATCCTTGGCAGATTATCAAAAGCAAATTGCCGCAAAAAACTTTTTCAGCCATCGGTGCAGAATTTGATAACCTTAATTTGACACGTTATCATGGTCTTCAATCTATTTTCAATCAACCTTTCTCAGATGTCACTCCCTTCATCAATACCATGAAACTCATCAAATCTCGCGATGAGATTGAGAAAATGTTGGTTGCTGGAGAATTCGCAGACAAGGCTATGCAGATTGGGTTCAATGCTATTTCGCTCAATGTAACAGAAACAGATATTATCGCTCAGATTGAATTTGAAATAAAGAAACAGGGTATTTCAAAAATGAGCTTTGACACTATGGTCTTAACTGGTAACAATGCAGCCAATCCGCATGGTATTCCATCTACAAATAAGATTGAAAATGATGCTCTGCTATTGTTTGATCTTGGAGTAGAAGCTCTGGGCTACACTTCCGATATGACACGGACGGTTGCCGTTGGTCAGCCCGATCAATTTAAAAAGGATATTTATCATTTAACTCTTGAGGCACATATGGCTGCGGTCAATATGATTAAGCCCGGTGTAACAGCTGAGGAAATTGATGATGCAGCTCGTTCAATCATTGAAAAAGCTGGCTACGGTGAGTACTTCAACCATCGTTTAGGACATGGATTAGGGATGAATGTACATGAATTTCCATCTATCATGAAGGGTAATGACTTAGTGATTAAAGAGGGCATGTGCTTCTCTGTTGAGCCGGGTATCTATATTCCTGGTAAGGTAGGGGTTCGTATAGAAGATTGTGGCTATGTTACCAAGAATGGCTTTGAACTCTTCACCAAAACTCCAAAGGAATTATTGTATTTTGAAGGATAA
- the ccpA gene encoding catabolite control protein A has product MLNTDDTVTIYDVAREAGVSMATVSRVVNGNKNVKENTRKKVLEVIDRLDYRPNAVARGLASKKTTTVGVVIPNIANAYFATLAKGIDDIADMYKYNIVLANSDENDEKEINVVNTLFSKQVDGIIFMGYHLTDKIRAEFSRSRTPIVLAGTVDLEHQLPSVNIDYAVASTDAVNLLAKNNKKIAFVSGPLVDDINGKVRFAGYKQGLKENGIEFNEGLVFESKYKYEEGYALAERVLNAGATAAYVAEDEIAAGLLNGISDMGIKVPEDFEIITSDDSLVTKFTRPNLTSINQPLYDIGAIAMRMLTKIMHKEELENREVILNHGIKVRKSTK; this is encoded by the coding sequence ATGTTAAACACTGACGATACGGTAACGATTTATGATGTTGCCCGCGAAGCTGGTGTATCCATGGCGACTGTGTCGCGCGTGGTAAACGGAAATAAGAATGTAAAGGAAAACACCCGTAAAAAGGTATTAGAAGTTATTGACCGTTTGGATTATCGTCCAAATGCTGTTGCGCGTGGTTTGGCCAGCAAGAAGACGACCACTGTTGGGGTCGTGATTCCAAATATTGCAAATGCCTATTTTGCGACTCTGGCTAAAGGAATTGATGATATTGCGGATATGTATAAGTACAATATTGTCCTTGCCAACAGTGATGAGAATGACGAAAAAGAAATCAATGTGGTCAATACTTTATTTTCAAAACAGGTGGACGGTATCATTTTCATGGGCTACCACTTGACAGACAAGATTCGTGCGGAATTCTCCCGTTCACGAACTCCGATTGTCCTAGCTGGTACCGTGGATTTGGAGCACCAGTTGCCAAGTGTCAATATTGACTACGCTGTTGCTAGTACGGATGCAGTGAACCTTCTTGCAAAGAATAATAAAAAAATCGCCTTTGTATCTGGTCCACTCGTTGATGACATCAATGGAAAAGTTCGTTTTGCTGGTTATAAGCAAGGATTAAAAGAAAATGGGATTGAGTTCAATGAAGGTCTAGTCTTTGAATCTAAGTATAAGTACGAAGAAGGCTATGCTCTTGCAGAGCGTGTCTTAAATGCTGGGGCTACCGCTGCCTATGTTGCCGAGGATGAAATTGCAGCAGGTCTATTGAACGGCATCAGTGATATGGGAATCAAAGTTCCTGAAGATTTTGAGATCATCACCAGTGATGACTCTCTCGTTACTAAATTTACCCGTCCAAACCTGACATCTATCAATCAACCACTTTATGATATTGGTGCTATTGCTATGCGCATGCTGACAAAAATCATGCACAAGGAAGAGTTGGAAAATCGTGAAGTGATTTTGAATCACGGTATAAAGGTTCGCAAATCAACGAAATAA